One window of the Anaeromyxobacter dehalogenans 2CP-C genome contains the following:
- a CDS encoding CpsD/CapB family tyrosine-protein kinase, with protein MIPAETLNAAFPTLAPESRLVALDAPDSPAAEQYRVLYQRVLRLAARRPMRVLAITSAGRGEGRTTTAANLALTAAQEGRATVLVEADLRRPVLAARFGLAPRAGLAEVLEGTAELAQAVVRVGPLAVLCAGDARDPAQALRSPRALALMDQLRAAYEHVVLDAPPALAGADGDRLAQAADAALLVVRSGITPRQVVRLALDALGERAAGVVLNGVDAATVAHGRWIYGDPAGVAPQAPLPAVPEVRRAEPL; from the coding sequence ATGATCCCCGCCGAGACGCTGAACGCCGCCTTCCCGACGCTGGCGCCGGAGAGCCGCCTGGTGGCGCTCGACGCGCCGGACTCGCCGGCCGCGGAGCAGTACCGCGTCCTGTACCAGCGCGTGCTCCGCCTGGCGGCCCGCCGGCCCATGCGCGTGCTGGCCATCACCTCCGCCGGCCGCGGCGAGGGGCGCACCACCACCGCCGCCAACCTGGCGCTGACCGCGGCGCAGGAGGGGCGCGCGACCGTGCTGGTCGAGGCCGACCTGCGCCGCCCGGTGCTGGCGGCGCGCTTCGGGCTCGCCCCGCGGGCCGGCCTGGCGGAGGTGCTGGAGGGCACGGCAGAGCTGGCGCAGGCGGTGGTGCGCGTCGGCCCGCTGGCGGTGCTGTGCGCCGGCGACGCGCGCGACCCGGCCCAGGCGCTCCGCAGCCCGCGCGCCCTGGCGCTCATGGACCAGCTCCGCGCCGCCTACGAGCACGTCGTGCTCGACGCGCCGCCGGCGCTGGCGGGCGCGGACGGCGACCGGCTCGCGCAGGCGGCGGACGCGGCGCTGCTGGTGGTGCGCTCGGGGATCACCCCGCGCCAGGTGGTGCGGCTCGCGCTGGACGCGCTGGGCGAGCGGGCGGCCGGCGTGGTGCTGAACGGGGTGGACGCCGCGACGGTGGCGCACGGGCGCTGGATCTACGGGGACCCGGCCGGCGTGGCGCCGCAGGCGCCGCTGCCCGCGGTGCCCGAGGTCAGGCGCGCAGAGCCGCTGTGA
- a CDS encoding GumC family protein: MERTYTIHDLFAALRRRKVIALVVSVIVLATGAALALLTPAEYTASSTVQIEPRRLPVDFFPAQGVAPFEDRMRTIKHGILARPVLEKVVKETDFFPDLRGDLDQAVEKLRRQVEVRLEGEVPGGPPALLFVVEVRGADPRKVKAAAELLPRSYEEMTREVLASQARALRETLDAQATEMSKALAEHERKILGFKLEHAAELPEMIDTNARAAARAQALVEMHLSAIADARRRRNTVLASIPEGPSAPGMSEAALDAATRRVQAAEAAYGPQHPDVRRARRELQEAQGRRDEELEGYRKGRVSEQLARLDEEVSEHQQALAGLQAELASYQKRVEAAPRWGQELAARSRDYEVLRAKYVSTVSRRADAAAAEQLLAADGQALFRVIEPALAPTRPSAPDRGRMLLLALLASVAAGLAAAGLAEWLDGSMRGPEDAAALGVPVLAAIPRIGPRSHAS; this comes from the coding sequence ATGGAGCGGACCTACACGATTCACGACCTGTTCGCGGCGCTCCGGCGGCGGAAGGTGATCGCGCTGGTGGTGTCGGTCATCGTGCTCGCGACGGGGGCGGCGCTCGCGCTGCTCACGCCGGCCGAGTACACGGCCTCCTCCACCGTGCAGATCGAGCCTCGGCGGCTCCCGGTGGACTTCTTCCCGGCCCAGGGCGTCGCGCCCTTCGAGGACCGGATGCGGACCATCAAGCACGGCATCCTGGCGCGGCCGGTCCTGGAGAAGGTCGTGAAGGAGACCGACTTCTTCCCCGACCTGCGCGGCGACCTCGACCAGGCGGTCGAGAAGCTGCGGCGGCAGGTCGAGGTCCGGCTCGAGGGCGAGGTGCCCGGCGGCCCGCCCGCGCTGCTCTTCGTGGTGGAGGTGCGCGGCGCCGATCCACGCAAGGTGAAGGCCGCGGCGGAGCTGCTCCCGCGCTCGTACGAGGAGATGACCCGCGAGGTGCTGGCCAGCCAGGCGCGCGCGCTGCGCGAGACGCTCGACGCGCAGGCGACCGAGATGTCGAAGGCGCTCGCCGAGCACGAGCGCAAGATCCTCGGCTTCAAGCTGGAGCACGCCGCCGAGCTGCCGGAGATGATCGACACGAACGCGCGCGCCGCCGCGCGGGCCCAGGCGCTGGTGGAGATGCACCTCTCCGCGATCGCCGACGCCCGCCGCCGCCGCAACACGGTCCTGGCGTCGATCCCGGAGGGCCCGAGCGCGCCCGGCATGAGCGAGGCCGCGCTCGACGCCGCGACGCGGCGGGTGCAGGCGGCCGAGGCGGCCTACGGGCCGCAGCACCCCGACGTGCGCCGCGCGCGGCGCGAGCTGCAGGAGGCGCAGGGGCGGCGAGACGAGGAGCTCGAGGGGTACCGCAAGGGCCGGGTCTCGGAGCAGCTGGCGCGCCTCGACGAGGAGGTCTCGGAGCACCAGCAGGCGCTGGCGGGGCTCCAGGCCGAGCTCGCCTCCTACCAGAAGCGCGTCGAGGCCGCGCCGCGCTGGGGCCAGGAGCTGGCGGCGCGCTCGCGCGACTACGAGGTGCTCCGCGCGAAGTACGTCTCGACCGTCTCCCGGCGCGCCGACGCGGCCGCCGCCGAGCAGCTCCTCGCGGCCGACGGCCAGGCGCTGTTCCGCGTGATCGAGCCGGCGCTCGCGCCCACCCGCCCGTCGGCGCCGGATCGCGGGCGGATGCTGCTGCTCGCGCTGCTCGCCAGCGTCGCCGCCGGCCTGGCCGCGGCCGGCCTGGCGGAGTGGCTCGACGGCTCCATGCGCGGTCCGGAGGACGCGGCCGCGCTGGGCGTGCCGGTCCTCGCCGCCATCCCGCGCATCGGGCCCCGCAGCCACGCGTCGTGA
- a CDS encoding polysaccharide biosynthesis/export family protein, which translates to MARGNVAMTAVLLLSAACAGKGASERAGTRPDAGEYRIGREDVLEVVVWHEPELTRVVPVRPDGRISLPLAGEVEAAGKTPAELQTGLSKALATYIKDPAVAVLVREINASRVFVLGEVTRPGGFPLRGPVSVVQAIALAGGRTPYGGDEVVWLRQKPDGGADRVRLSFDDLVKGEAAGALWLKGGDVLYVP; encoded by the coding sequence ATGGCGCGTGGCAACGTGGCGATGACGGCGGTCCTGCTCCTGTCGGCGGCGTGCGCGGGCAAGGGCGCGTCCGAGCGGGCCGGCACGCGTCCCGATGCGGGCGAGTACCGCATCGGGCGCGAGGACGTGCTCGAGGTGGTGGTCTGGCACGAGCCGGAGCTGACCCGCGTGGTGCCGGTGCGCCCCGACGGGCGCATCTCGCTCCCGCTCGCCGGCGAGGTGGAGGCGGCGGGCAAGACGCCCGCCGAGCTCCAGACCGGCCTCAGCAAGGCGCTCGCGACGTACATCAAGGATCCGGCGGTCGCGGTGCTGGTGCGCGAGATCAACGCCTCCCGCGTGTTCGTGCTGGGCGAGGTGACGCGGCCGGGCGGCTTCCCGCTGCGCGGCCCGGTGTCGGTGGTCCAGGCCATCGCGCTGGCCGGGGGCCGCACGCCCTACGGCGGCGACGAGGTGGTGTGGCTCCGGCAGAAGCCGGACGGCGGCGCCGATCGCGTGCGGCTGTCCTTCGACGACCTGGTGAAGGGGGAGGCGGCGGGTGCGCTCTGGCTCAAGGGCGGTGACGTCCTGTACGTGCCGTAG
- a CDS encoding sigma-54-dependent transcriptional regulator: MDNDCTVLVIEDDDEARAPLCEFLGAAGYRVRAARGGGEALAELGAAPAGAVLLDLVMPEPDGFEVLRRVRERDPALPVIVLSALSQTEDVVRAMKLGATDYLPKPFDPAELELVLRRALDGRGRARADAARNGAVPEAPDPGAIPLLSGAMDRVRELVERIADTDVPVLLIGESGVGKDVIARRIHAESRRAARPFVKINCAALPGELLESELFGHEKGAFTGAHAEKPGKFELAHEGTIFLDEIGEMDPRLQAKLLQVLQDEEFYRVGGKRPVRVDARVVVATNRNLELAIRQGSFREDLFYRLNVVTVRVPPLRERKEEIGPLVRHFVRKYRERYQGGLEEVPPEVMERFHAYDWPGNVRELENLVRRLVVLRDPAMVLGELGAPRAAAGPPPANVASNHVRPGASPLHAALPEDAPLKDVARRAARIAEREAILRALMRTGWNKRKAAKRLQVSYKALLYKIKDCGIVDPRDAATVDEA; encoded by the coding sequence ATGGACAACGACTGCACCGTGCTCGTCATCGAGGACGACGACGAGGCCCGGGCACCCCTGTGCGAGTTCCTCGGCGCGGCCGGCTACCGCGTCCGCGCCGCCCGCGGCGGCGGCGAGGCGCTGGCCGAGCTGGGCGCCGCGCCGGCGGGGGCGGTGCTGCTCGATCTGGTCATGCCCGAGCCCGACGGCTTCGAGGTGCTGCGCCGGGTGCGCGAGCGGGATCCGGCGCTGCCGGTCATCGTGCTCTCGGCGCTGTCGCAGACCGAGGACGTGGTGCGCGCCATGAAGCTCGGCGCCACCGACTACCTGCCGAAGCCCTTCGATCCCGCCGAGCTGGAGCTGGTGCTGCGCCGCGCGCTGGACGGGCGCGGGCGGGCGCGCGCCGACGCGGCGCGGAACGGCGCCGTGCCCGAGGCGCCGGACCCCGGCGCGATCCCGCTGCTCTCCGGCGCGATGGACCGCGTCCGCGAGCTGGTGGAGCGGATCGCCGACACGGACGTGCCGGTGCTGCTGATCGGCGAGAGCGGCGTGGGCAAGGACGTCATCGCGCGCCGCATCCACGCGGAGAGCCGGCGCGCCGCGCGGCCGTTCGTGAAGATCAACTGCGCCGCGCTGCCGGGCGAGCTGCTCGAGAGCGAGCTGTTCGGCCACGAGAAGGGCGCCTTCACCGGCGCGCACGCGGAGAAGCCCGGCAAGTTCGAGCTGGCGCACGAGGGGACCATCTTCCTCGACGAGATCGGCGAGATGGACCCGCGGCTGCAGGCCAAGCTGCTCCAGGTGCTGCAGGACGAGGAGTTCTACCGGGTGGGCGGGAAGCGGCCGGTGCGGGTGGACGCGCGCGTGGTGGTCGCCACCAACCGGAACCTCGAGCTGGCCATCCGGCAGGGCAGCTTCCGCGAGGACCTCTTCTACCGCCTCAACGTGGTGACCGTCCGCGTGCCGCCGCTGCGCGAGCGCAAGGAGGAGATCGGGCCGCTGGTCCGGCACTTCGTGCGCAAGTACCGGGAGCGCTACCAGGGCGGGCTGGAGGAGGTGCCGCCGGAGGTGATGGAGCGCTTCCACGCGTACGACTGGCCGGGGAACGTCCGCGAGCTGGAGAACCTGGTGCGGCGGCTGGTGGTGCTGCGCGACCCGGCCATGGTGCTCGGCGAGCTGGGCGCGCCGCGGGCCGCGGCCGGGCCACCGCCGGCGAACGTGGCGTCGAACCACGTGCGGCCGGGCGCCTCCCCGCTCCACGCGGCGCTCCCGGAGGACGCGCCGCTGAAGGACGTGGCCCGCCGGGCGGCGCGGATCGCCGAGCGCGAGGCCATCCTGCGCGCGCTCATGCGCACCGGCTGGAACAAGCGCAAGGCCGCGAAGCGGCTGCAGGTGAGCTACAAGGCGCTGCTCTACAAGATCAAGGACTGCGGGATCGTGGACCCGCGCGACGCCGCGACCGTGGACGAGGCCTGA
- a CDS encoding rhodanese-like domain-containing protein, whose product MSGSRPAVAAALALAALTACSRAPAGPPAAPVVDGPDAKALVEAGARLVDVRTPQEFAAGHAPGAINVPYDEIARRAPGELPDRDAAIVLYCRTGRRSAIAAKALRELGYTRLHDLRRADAWPGPLESTR is encoded by the coding sequence ATGTCCGGATCCCGCCCCGCCGTCGCCGCCGCCCTCGCCCTCGCCGCCCTGACCGCCTGCAGCCGCGCGCCCGCCGGCCCGCCCGCCGCCCCGGTGGTGGACGGCCCCGACGCGAAGGCGCTGGTGGAGGCCGGCGCCCGGCTGGTGGACGTGCGCACGCCGCAGGAGTTCGCGGCCGGCCACGCGCCCGGGGCGATCAACGTCCCGTACGACGAGATCGCGCGCCGCGCGCCCGGCGAGCTCCCGGACCGCGACGCCGCCATCGTGCTCTACTGCCGGACGGGCCGCCGGAGCGCGATCGCGGCGAAGGCGCTCCGCGAGCTCGGCTACACGCGGCTCCACGACCTCCGGCGCGCCGACGCGTGGCCGGGGCCGCTCGAGTCCACCCGGTAG
- a CDS encoding SpoIID/LytB domain-containing protein — MGRLLAVLLAVALAADAAPTAPGTMPEPPALAEPSATAAQEPAEPAAAGTPAPAAEPSSATAVAAPQPEPALPLPLPPPDAAVLAPPPAADLTDPLDLLWGHRLEFAPGGEPLVTIRLMEGQREIAFRPLAPARVLLRGGGELRVGAGARLRVVAREAVPAVLAWRALLEEAPLADRARLEAQAQAWRVRGVRAETRVVGAVYGIAGRVVDNRRALLLVDGDGTEAGARVVVETLRAAHGARATLHATLVGRPSGRLELRGEGGAPLGEADAALTLTVEGEAGFLVEGVEHEHGRGGRAREDRTYRGRLYLTLDAGGALAAVHGVPLEELLRGLVPSEMPASSPRAALEAQAVTARSNVLAQIGTRHLTDPFMLCAEVHCQAYRGDAARTGRTDAAVLATRGEALFGRADRTLVNAVYSAMCGGHGEHNDAVWDGTPDPSLRGRPDLPPAAAARWPVGLGTDALLRRFLVAGSEAYCARAAGASRSRFRWTRRLDAAALARVGAELGIGPATALRVTARGVSGRARELEVTGAAGRAEVRGELRIRRLLGGLPSAMFLVEPEPDGALGLRGGGWGHGAGMCQWGAVGRAEAGQDHREILRAYYSGAEVSRIY; from the coding sequence ATGGGCCGACTCCTCGCCGTGCTCCTCGCCGTCGCGCTCGCCGCCGACGCGGCCCCGACGGCCCCGGGGACGATGCCCGAGCCGCCCGCGCTGGCGGAGCCCAGCGCGACGGCGGCGCAGGAGCCGGCGGAGCCCGCGGCGGCGGGGACGCCCGCGCCGGCCGCGGAGCCCTCGTCCGCGACGGCCGTGGCCGCGCCGCAGCCGGAGCCGGCCCTGCCGCTCCCGCTCCCGCCGCCCGACGCCGCCGTGCTCGCGCCGCCGCCGGCCGCCGACCTCACCGACCCGCTCGACCTGCTCTGGGGTCACCGGCTGGAGTTCGCGCCGGGCGGCGAGCCGCTCGTCACCATCCGGCTCATGGAGGGCCAGCGCGAGATCGCGTTCCGCCCGCTCGCGCCGGCGCGCGTGCTCCTGCGCGGAGGCGGCGAGCTCCGGGTCGGGGCCGGCGCGCGCCTGCGGGTCGTCGCGCGCGAGGCCGTCCCGGCGGTGCTGGCGTGGCGCGCCCTGCTCGAGGAGGCGCCGCTCGCCGATCGCGCGCGCCTCGAGGCGCAGGCGCAGGCCTGGCGGGTACGCGGCGTGCGCGCCGAGACGCGCGTGGTGGGCGCGGTGTACGGCATCGCCGGGCGGGTGGTGGACAACCGCCGGGCGCTGCTGCTGGTGGACGGCGACGGCACGGAGGCGGGGGCGCGGGTCGTCGTGGAGACGCTCCGCGCCGCGCACGGCGCGCGGGCCACGCTGCACGCCACGCTGGTGGGCCGGCCGTCCGGGCGCCTCGAGCTGCGCGGGGAGGGGGGGGCGCCGCTGGGCGAGGCGGACGCCGCGCTCACGCTCACCGTGGAGGGCGAGGCGGGGTTCCTGGTGGAGGGCGTCGAGCACGAGCACGGGCGCGGCGGCCGGGCGCGCGAGGATCGCACCTACCGCGGCCGGCTGTACCTGACGCTCGACGCGGGCGGCGCGCTCGCGGCCGTGCACGGCGTGCCGCTCGAGGAGCTGCTGCGGGGGCTGGTGCCGAGCGAGATGCCGGCCTCGTCGCCGCGCGCGGCGCTGGAGGCGCAGGCGGTGACCGCCCGCTCGAACGTGCTCGCGCAGATCGGCACGCGCCACCTGACCGATCCCTTCATGCTCTGCGCCGAGGTGCACTGCCAGGCGTACCGCGGCGACGCGGCCCGCACCGGCCGCACCGACGCGGCGGTGCTCGCGACGCGCGGCGAGGCGCTGTTCGGCCGCGCCGACCGCACCCTGGTGAACGCGGTCTACTCGGCGATGTGCGGCGGCCACGGCGAGCACAACGACGCGGTGTGGGACGGCACGCCCGACCCGAGCCTGCGCGGGCGGCCCGACCTCCCGCCCGCCGCGGCGGCGCGCTGGCCGGTGGGCCTGGGCACCGACGCGCTGCTGCGCCGGTTCCTGGTGGCGGGCTCCGAGGCGTACTGCGCGCGCGCCGCGGGCGCGAGCCGCAGCCGCTTCCGCTGGACGCGCCGGCTGGACGCGGCGGCGCTGGCGCGGGTGGGCGCCGAGCTCGGGATCGGCCCGGCGACCGCGCTGCGCGTGACGGCGCGGGGCGTGTCCGGCCGCGCGCGCGAGCTGGAGGTGACCGGGGCGGCGGGCCGGGCCGAGGTCCGGGGCGAGCTGCGCATCCGCCGGCTGCTCGGCGGCCTCCCGTCCGCGATGTTCCTGGTCGAGCCGGAGCCGGACGGCGCGCTGGGGCTGCGCGGAGGCGGCTGGGGGCACGGCGCCGGGATGTGCCAGTGGGGCGCGGTGGGACGCGCCGAGGCCGGGCAGGACCACCGCGAGATCCTCCGCGCCTACTACTCGGGCGCCGAGGTCTCCCGCATCTACTGA
- a CDS encoding aminotransferase class IV, with the protein MATLVNLDGALVAPADAKVSVLDRGFLYGDSVYEVVRTYGGRPFELDAHLARLARSAERTGLAPRWDGPRTAREIARTLEAAQAMGAPPAPPDAAPWNAGEWYVRVVMTRGAGEIGLDPALAVDPQAVVIVAPLSAPPAAAYADGVAVAIATVRRASPAAVDPAAKTGAHLSHVLAVREARAAGAHEALLLDDAGMVTEGSSSNVFAISGGRLRTPPLAAGILEGVTRGVVLRLARETGVPVDEAPLRVDALEAADEAFLTSTMREILPVVRVGSRPIGSARPGPVTERLHRAFRRLAGGPPGLGLP; encoded by the coding sequence ATGGCGACGCTCGTGAACCTGGACGGCGCGCTGGTCGCGCCGGCGGACGCGAAGGTGTCGGTGCTCGACCGCGGGTTCCTGTACGGCGACAGCGTGTACGAGGTGGTGCGCACGTACGGTGGACGGCCGTTCGAGCTCGACGCGCACCTCGCGCGCCTGGCGCGCTCGGCGGAGCGCACCGGGCTCGCGCCGCGCTGGGACGGGCCGCGCACCGCGCGCGAGATCGCGCGCACCCTGGAGGCGGCGCAGGCGATGGGCGCGCCCCCGGCGCCGCCCGACGCGGCGCCGTGGAACGCGGGCGAGTGGTACGTGCGCGTGGTGATGACGCGCGGCGCGGGGGAGATCGGGCTCGACCCCGCGCTCGCGGTGGACCCGCAGGCCGTCGTCATCGTCGCGCCGCTCTCCGCGCCGCCCGCAGCCGCGTACGCCGACGGCGTGGCGGTGGCGATCGCGACCGTGCGCCGGGCCTCGCCCGCCGCGGTGGACCCGGCCGCGAAGACCGGCGCGCACCTCTCCCACGTGCTCGCGGTGCGCGAGGCGCGCGCCGCGGGCGCGCACGAGGCGCTCCTGCTCGACGACGCGGGGATGGTGACGGAAGGCTCGTCGTCGAACGTGTTCGCGATCTCGGGTGGCCGGCTCCGGACGCCGCCGCTCGCGGCCGGGATCCTGGAGGGCGTGACGCGCGGGGTGGTGCTCCGGCTCGCGCGAGAGACGGGCGTGCCGGTGGACGAGGCGCCGCTCCGCGTGGACGCGCTGGAGGCGGCGGACGAGGCGTTCCTCACCTCGACGATGCGCGAGATCCTGCCGGTGGTGCGGGTGGGATCGCGGCCGATCGGGAGCGCGCGCCCGGGTCCGGTCACGGAGCGGCTGCACCGGGCGTTCCGCCGGCTCGCGGGCGGGCCGCCCGGGCTCGGCCTGCCGTGA
- a CDS encoding ABC transporter ATP-binding protein gives MASAARADGERIPAFEARGLEKVYRMGEVDVPALRGVDLELYDGELVVILGPSGSGKSTLLNILGGLDVPTAGRVRYREHDLVGASARALTRYRREHVGFVFQLYNLVPSLTARENVALACEIAPDPMPADEALRRVGLGERLDHFPSQLSGGEQQRVAIARAVAKRPDVLLCDEPTGALDAATGRVVLEVLEQVNRELGTTVVVITHNAAIAALADRVVHVSDGRIARVDRNARRATAAEIAW, from the coding sequence ATGGCGAGCGCGGCGCGAGCGGACGGCGAGCGGATCCCCGCCTTCGAGGCGCGCGGCCTGGAGAAGGTCTACCGGATGGGCGAGGTGGACGTCCCGGCGCTCCGCGGCGTGGACCTCGAGCTGTACGACGGCGAGCTGGTGGTGATCCTCGGCCCGTCCGGCAGCGGCAAGTCCACGCTCCTCAACATCCTGGGCGGCCTGGACGTGCCCACCGCCGGCCGGGTGCGCTACCGCGAGCACGACCTCGTCGGCGCCTCGGCGCGGGCGCTCACCCGCTACCGCCGCGAGCACGTGGGCTTCGTGTTCCAGCTCTACAACCTGGTCCCGAGCCTCACCGCCCGGGAGAACGTGGCGCTCGCCTGCGAGATCGCGCCCGACCCGATGCCCGCCGACGAGGCGCTGCGCCGGGTCGGGCTCGGCGAGCGGCTCGACCACTTCCCCTCGCAGCTCTCCGGCGGCGAGCAGCAGCGGGTCGCGATCGCCCGCGCGGTGGCGAAGCGGCCGGACGTGCTGCTCTGCGACGAGCCCACCGGCGCGCTCGACGCGGCCACCGGCCGCGTGGTGCTGGAGGTGCTCGAGCAGGTGAACCGGGAGCTGGGCACGACCGTGGTGGTCATCACCCACAACGCGGCCATCGCCGCGCTGGCCGACCGGGTGGTGCACGTGAGCGACGGCCGCATCGCGCGCGTCGATCGGAACGCGCGGCGCGCGACGGCCGCGGAGATCGCCTGGTGA
- a CDS encoding ABC transporter permease, whose amino-acid sequence MSALDHKAWHDLGRMRGQAVAVGALIASAMAVWVTTVLTERAMLRTRDAYYARQRFADAFASVRRAPEPVGARLAAIPGVAEVETRVIWPGRLDLPGGRRARATFVSLPDRAPPRLNVLAVRDGRLPLPGERGVAVLTEGFAVANRLGPGDDLGAVVNGRRTRLRVVGVALSPEYVYAVGPGMLFPDDRSYGVVWAPRTDLAEAAGLDGAFDAVALRLGPGAAEPDVLAAVDRVLEPWGGAGAHGRRDQTSHRYLSDELTQLRALALVMPAIFLGIAAFLLSVIVSRLVAQQRPQVGMLKALGYSDLALAVHYAKLVGAVVAAGAAAGAVGGALLGRGLARMYAEFYRFPFLVYADAPAVVASGAALCALAALVGVAGAVARAARLPPAEAMRPEPPAAFRATGLDRLLARPGVPPAWRMVLRNLSRRPVRAALSALGIASGIAVIVLAGAMQDALHHLLGVYFRDARREDAIVVFSEASGADALAELRALPGVRAVEPFRGVPATLRSGPRRHRTELAGLEPGARLWRLVDARGREVPVPPAGVVLSSQLARMLGVAPGDTVLAEVHEGRRPVLALPVAALVDDFVGVSATVSRARLDAALGDGPRASGALLALAPGAGPEVEARLAERPRVAAVALGDELRRSMEAVIGRFMGGVVAVLAGFALVLAGGVVYNAARVAHAERQRELATLQVLGFTPGEAWRILAGELAVLVLLAIPAGCALGLALATLSSRLVSSDLFRLPVVISPGTWARAVGVVCAASALLVALARRWVANVDLVEVLKARE is encoded by the coding sequence GTGAGCGCGCTCGACCACAAGGCCTGGCACGACCTCGGGCGCATGCGCGGCCAGGCGGTGGCCGTGGGCGCGCTCATCGCCAGCGCCATGGCGGTGTGGGTGACCACCGTGCTCACCGAGCGCGCCATGCTGCGGACCCGCGACGCGTACTACGCGCGGCAGCGGTTCGCCGACGCGTTCGCCTCGGTCCGGCGCGCGCCCGAGCCGGTGGGCGCGCGGCTCGCCGCGATCCCCGGCGTGGCCGAGGTGGAGACCCGGGTGATCTGGCCCGGGCGCCTCGACCTGCCCGGCGGCCGCCGCGCGCGGGCGACGTTCGTCTCCCTGCCCGACCGCGCGCCGCCGCGGCTGAACGTGCTCGCCGTGCGGGACGGCCGCCTCCCGCTCCCCGGCGAGCGCGGCGTGGCGGTCCTCACCGAGGGCTTCGCCGTCGCGAACCGGCTCGGGCCGGGCGACGACCTCGGCGCGGTCGTGAACGGCCGCCGCACGCGCCTCCGCGTCGTCGGGGTGGCGCTCTCGCCCGAGTACGTCTACGCGGTCGGGCCCGGCATGCTGTTCCCGGACGACCGGAGCTACGGGGTGGTCTGGGCGCCGCGCACCGACCTGGCGGAGGCGGCGGGGCTCGACGGCGCGTTCGACGCGGTGGCGCTGCGCCTCGGCCCGGGCGCGGCCGAGCCCGACGTCCTCGCCGCGGTGGACCGGGTGCTCGAGCCCTGGGGCGGCGCCGGCGCCCACGGCCGCCGGGACCAGACCTCGCACCGCTACCTCTCCGACGAGCTGACGCAGCTCCGGGCGCTGGCGCTGGTGATGCCGGCCATCTTCCTCGGCATCGCCGCGTTCCTGCTGTCGGTGATCGTGTCGCGCCTCGTCGCGCAGCAGCGGCCGCAGGTCGGAATGCTGAAGGCGCTCGGCTACTCCGACCTCGCGCTGGCGGTCCACTACGCGAAGCTGGTGGGCGCGGTGGTGGCGGCCGGCGCCGCCGCGGGCGCCGTCGGTGGCGCGCTGCTCGGCCGCGGGCTCGCCCGCATGTACGCGGAGTTCTACCGCTTCCCGTTCCTCGTCTACGCGGACGCGCCGGCGGTGGTCGCCTCTGGCGCGGCGCTCTGCGCGCTCGCGGCGCTGGTGGGCGTCGCCGGCGCGGTGGCGCGGGCCGCGCGCCTCCCGCCCGCCGAGGCGATGCGGCCCGAACCGCCCGCCGCGTTCCGCGCCACCGGCCTGGACCGCCTGCTGGCCCGGCCGGGCGTCCCGCCGGCGTGGCGGATGGTGCTCCGCAACCTGTCCCGCCGGCCGGTGCGGGCCGCCCTGTCGGCGCTCGGCATCGCCTCCGGGATCGCGGTGATCGTCCTCGCCGGCGCCATGCAGGACGCGCTCCACCACCTGCTCGGCGTGTACTTCCGCGACGCCCGCCGCGAGGACGCGATCGTGGTGTTCTCGGAGGCCTCCGGCGCGGACGCGCTCGCGGAGCTGCGCGCGTTGCCGGGCGTGCGCGCGGTGGAGCCGTTCCGCGGCGTGCCCGCCACGCTGCGCAGCGGCCCGCGCCGCCACCGCACCGAGCTCGCCGGCCTCGAGCCGGGCGCGCGCCTGTGGCGCCTGGTGGACGCGCGCGGCCGCGAGGTGCCGGTGCCGCCGGCCGGGGTGGTGCTCTCCTCGCAGCTCGCGCGCATGCTCGGCGTCGCCCCCGGCGACACCGTCCTCGCCGAGGTCCACGAGGGCCGGCGCCCGGTGCTGGCGCTCCCGGTGGCCGCGCTGGTGGACGACTTCGTGGGCGTGAGCGCGACGGTGAGCCGGGCGCGCCTCGACGCGGCGCTCGGCGACGGACCGCGCGCCAGCGGCGCCCTGCTCGCGCTCGCGCCCGGCGCGGGCCCGGAGGTGGAGGCCCGGCTGGCGGAGCGGCCGCGGGTGGCGGCGGTCGCGCTGGGCGACGAGCTGCGGCGATCGATGGAGGCGGTGATCGGGCGGTTCATGGGCGGGGTGGTCGCGGTGCTGGCCGGCTTCGCGCTCGTGCTCGCCGGCGGCGTCGTCTACAACGCGGCGCGGGTCGCGCACGCCGAGCGCCAGCGCGAGCTCGCCACGCTGCAGGTGCTCGGGTTCACGCCGGGCGAGGCGTGGCGCATCCTGGCCGGCGAGCTGGCGGTGCTGGTGCTCCTCGCCATCCCGGCCGGCTGCGCCCTGGGCCTCGCGCTCGCCACGCTCTCCTCGCGCCTGGTCTCGTCCGACCTGTTCCGCCTGCCGGTGGTGATCTCGCCCGGCACCTGGGCGCGGGCGGTGGGCGTCGTCTGCGCCGCGAGCGCGCTGCTGGTGGCGCTGGCGCGACGGTGGGTCGCGAACGTCGATCTGGTGGAGGTGCTGAAGGCGCGGGAGTGA